One genomic region from bacterium encodes:
- a CDS encoding T9SS type A sorting domain-containing protein: protein MRALLKVTRVITLLTFLITLSYVQSYAQNTAPVPTTFEILSPADGNFPFQINTSYGTATGKNHRIFYGGDFASSSVANSPFLGFTLPAAAVATGNLTDSRLTLGGTASDIAGALAGVDIFAVANLPGIDPTTNVDRVAAAFDDDDAGGAAGVLDYHGANGFIAINEEDSLVIRLTGYVDPNNTLVTAQGVASDFSGANMKSMSYAFDLAHPSNDSANGVKYGVVPSTLPAGANFNGGIFTWVPNFIQGDGATDNSVRGGRFFVDANISSGATASETATRTALDTVSEDATVHPTNHQFIGRGKGELKDSLYVILFTATDDGIPSKVGTDSLFIMVNDSIANPAPIITKREVINRQGLLRTYTKSSVQFASDSLLHYSEGDSIVITYYAVDQDSARGEINDVLDYSVVNWSNFIHRASSHIDSMALDTVSIKTPGTPGSFRVRLKVAFNVGDTATSDTLALVVKVHDSSGNDVPDTMLFRIANVNRAPIWDSDTSSKPTPYHLVYSLDPGAVDADSINDFLPIAVANGRTDSITFTKYIYDPDVLIGDSLGNSISYSQVGSPSGATFLPNGLMVLLLTSTDTTSYPFTIKGTDSFTPDPKTGNKVLILRVAPEPLVASVYPYTAYPGQNITLFGSGFGLYDEKSTTPSKVTFRARNSSGVAQNLVATINSWGRDRINLTVPAGAPVTKWDITRNIWIPDTIQVNSAVFNSPTYYPFVISEYDSTRVTQFELANLSSTSVRLKWETAFSGIDSVVVATEEDTLHLDDAGVTVPFNPVFKVTTSQVNSAAQVYHGATTSTDQLHYVTITDLVPNKVYRFFLGMSNGYFFGDTSGRVNGPYKPAKINRTSPTFNNGIKGFKFKTLPTQSASGETFVVEGDAYTGTGAAVNSIVTVKVVDYQNVSDTALALTSIVQSDSSWFVNLGNAVTDTFDVPDRVFHHKQGDYLIVTIEGGAEIGTKQFTTTRGASTPQRIDFTATGIRLAPVVNYDMRLKVGLNLVGLPVELFVGEPANAEALLNRIAGGLPSITRYVPATGTQETIARAITGTTGRGFIGAENFNLALFQGYFVKTTQEQYVTLNGSLIGDSLGVQTFQNAAYYWISRPAQSSNLFFAWSAKIMLANIANLSEIFRYNEEDQHWESGYIEPISGAFGGDDFHIDVSEGYVLNITAASQWDPNTPASLLLANASAKFDNLTENMPSLTLNTANATKAPEGASATLRGLTLTDVTSSAATLSWLTDVNGKALVRYGKAGESLNQTAEFDSKSLDGAMRMVQLLKLEAETEYNYEVVINGTTYNNNGQPFTFTSAKVGTGLPYTVFGRLLDESGNPLSKALVYVELKNKDEVSLPLLAVTDAKGYWDINLANFKKTADGEVFPWNVGNEILVNAIFQNASIPFRTLVSGASPQNVVKASDLDAMVAAQKKETARVALPKAFALAQNYPNPFNPSTTISYDIPDSKVEGVGVELKVYNLRGQLIRSLVNEVKQPGQYVIQWNGRDEKGDMVSSGVYFYRIKAGDFTTTRKMVLLK from the coding sequence ATGAGAGCTTTACTTAAGGTGACCCGAGTAATCACCTTACTCACTTTTCTGATCACGCTATCATACGTGCAGTCGTACGCGCAGAATACCGCCCCCGTGCCGACAACCTTTGAAATCCTCAGCCCGGCGGACGGTAACTTCCCGTTCCAGATCAATACAAGTTATGGAACGGCTACGGGCAAAAACCACCGGATTTTCTACGGTGGTGATTTTGCCTCTTCGTCCGTGGCCAACAGCCCGTTCCTGGGGTTCACCCTGCCAGCGGCGGCTGTTGCTACCGGCAACCTCACCGACAGCCGTCTGACCCTGGGCGGCACGGCGAGTGATATCGCCGGTGCTCTCGCAGGTGTCGACATTTTTGCGGTCGCCAACCTTCCCGGCATTGACCCGACCACGAATGTGGATCGTGTCGCCGCTGCTTTCGACGATGACGACGCGGGCGGAGCCGCCGGGGTTCTGGATTACCATGGCGCCAACGGCTTCATCGCGATCAACGAGGAAGATTCCCTGGTTATCCGTCTGACCGGCTATGTCGATCCTAATAATACGCTGGTGACGGCTCAGGGTGTTGCAAGTGATTTCTCCGGCGCCAACATGAAGAGCATGTCATATGCTTTCGATCTGGCGCACCCGTCCAATGATTCGGCCAACGGCGTCAAATATGGCGTGGTCCCCTCCACTCTGCCGGCCGGCGCCAACTTCAACGGCGGGATTTTCACCTGGGTGCCCAATTTCATTCAGGGCGACGGCGCCACGGACAACAGCGTCCGCGGCGGGCGTTTCTTTGTCGACGCCAACATTTCCAGCGGCGCTACTGCTTCCGAGACAGCGACCAGAACGGCGCTGGACACTGTCAGTGAGGATGCCACCGTTCACCCGACCAATCATCAGTTTATTGGACGTGGCAAGGGTGAGCTGAAAGACAGTCTGTACGTAATCCTGTTCACGGCCACGGATGACGGAATTCCGTCGAAAGTGGGTACGGATTCCCTGTTCATTATGGTCAACGACTCCATCGCCAACCCCGCGCCCATAATCACCAAGCGCGAGGTCATCAACCGTCAGGGCCTGCTGCGCACCTATACCAAGAGCAGTGTGCAGTTCGCCTCTGATTCGCTCCTGCACTACAGCGAGGGTGACAGCATCGTCATCACTTACTACGCTGTGGATCAGGACAGCGCGCGCGGTGAAATCAACGACGTCCTAGACTACTCGGTAGTCAATTGGAGCAATTTCATCCACCGCGCGAGCAGCCATATCGATTCGATGGCTCTGGACACCGTGTCGATAAAGACCCCTGGAACTCCGGGCTCTTTCCGCGTGCGGCTCAAGGTGGCCTTCAATGTGGGCGACACCGCGACCAGCGATACTCTCGCTCTCGTCGTCAAGGTGCATGATTCGTCAGGCAACGATGTTCCGGACACGATGCTGTTCAGGATCGCCAACGTGAATCGCGCTCCGATCTGGGATTCGGACACCAGCAGCAAGCCTACACCTTACCACCTGGTGTACTCGCTCGATCCGGGCGCAGTCGATGCCGACAGCATCAATGATTTCCTGCCCATCGCTGTGGCGAATGGCCGGACAGATTCGATCACTTTCACCAAGTACATCTATGACCCGGACGTCCTGATCGGTGATTCGCTGGGCAACAGCATCAGCTATTCGCAGGTCGGTTCGCCCTCGGGCGCCACGTTCCTGCCCAACGGGCTGATGGTGCTGCTGCTGACGAGCACCGACACCACGAGCTATCCGTTCACCATTAAGGGCACGGACAGCTTCACTCCGGACCCGAAGACCGGCAACAAGGTGCTGATCCTGCGGGTGGCCCCGGAACCTCTGGTCGCCTCGGTGTACCCGTACACGGCCTATCCCGGCCAGAACATCACCCTCTTCGGCAGTGGGTTCGGTCTGTATGACGAGAAGAGCACCACTCCGAGCAAGGTCACTTTCCGTGCCCGCAACAGCTCCGGTGTGGCTCAGAACCTGGTTGCCACGATCAATTCCTGGGGTCGCGACCGGATCAACCTGACCGTGCCCGCCGGTGCTCCCGTTACGAAATGGGATATTACCAGAAACATATGGATTCCGGATACGATCCAGGTGAATTCGGCTGTGTTCAATTCGCCGACTTACTATCCGTTTGTCATCTCGGAGTATGACAGCACCAGAGTGACCCAGTTCGAGCTGGCCAACCTGAGCTCGACCTCGGTGCGGTTAAAGTGGGAGACCGCTTTCTCCGGTATCGACAGCGTGGTGGTAGCTACAGAGGAAGATACGCTGCACCTGGACGACGCGGGCGTGACAGTCCCGTTTAATCCTGTGTTCAAGGTCACTACGAGCCAGGTCAATTCGGCGGCGCAGGTTTACCACGGTGCGACCACCTCGACGGACCAGCTCCACTATGTCACGATCACCGACCTGGTGCCGAACAAGGTCTACCGTTTCTTCCTCGGCATGAGCAACGGGTATTTCTTCGGGGATACCTCAGGCCGGGTCAACGGCCCGTACAAGCCGGCCAAGATCAATCGTACAAGCCCGACCTTCAACAACGGAATCAAGGGCTTCAAGTTCAAGACCCTGCCGACGCAGTCTGCCAGCGGCGAGACGTTCGTGGTCGAGGGTGACGCCTACACCGGCACCGGTGCGGCGGTGAACTCCATCGTCACGGTGAAGGTGGTGGATTATCAGAATGTGTCCGACACCGCACTGGCCCTGACTTCCATCGTCCAGAGCGACAGCTCCTGGTTCGTCAACCTGGGCAACGCCGTGACCGACACGTTCGATGTGCCGGACCGTGTGTTCCATCACAAGCAGGGTGATTACCTCATCGTCACCATCGAGGGTGGCGCGGAAATCGGAACCAAGCAGTTCACCACCACGCGTGGCGCGAGCACCCCGCAGCGCATCGATTTCACGGCTACCGGCATCCGTCTGGCCCCGGTCGTGAACTATGACATGCGCCTGAAAGTCGGTCTGAACCTGGTCGGTCTGCCGGTGGAGCTGTTCGTCGGCGAGCCTGCCAACGCCGAGGCGCTGCTCAATCGCATCGCCGGGGGGCTGCCCTCGATCACCCGTTATGTTCCGGCCACCGGCACCCAGGAGACTATCGCCCGGGCCATCACCGGCACCACCGGACGCGGGTTCATCGGCGCGGAAAACTTCAATCTGGCCCTGTTCCAGGGTTACTTCGTCAAGACGACCCAGGAACAGTATGTTACGCTCAATGGAAGCCTGATCGGCGATTCGCTGGGAGTTCAGACTTTCCAGAATGCGGCTTACTACTGGATCAGCCGCCCGGCGCAGTCTTCCAATCTGTTCTTTGCTTGGAGCGCCAAGATCATGCTGGCCAACATCGCCAACCTGAGCGAAATCTTCCGCTACAACGAAGAAGATCAGCATTGGGAGAGCGGCTACATTGAGCCGATCAGCGGTGCTTTCGGCGGCGATGATTTCCACATCGACGTGAGCGAGGGCTATGTCCTGAACATCACGGCCGCCAGCCAGTGGGACCCGAACACCCCGGCGAGCCTGCTGCTGGCCAATGCCTCGGCCAAGTTCGACAACCTGACCGAGAACATGCCGTCGCTGACTCTCAACACGGCCAACGCCACCAAGGCGCCTGAGGGCGCTTCGGCGACCCTGCGCGGCCTGACCCTCACCGATGTCACCAGCTCGGCCGCCACGCTGTCCTGGCTGACTGACGTGAACGGCAAGGCCCTGGTGCGCTACGGCAAGGCCGGTGAGAGCCTGAACCAGACCGCCGAGTTCGACAGCAAGTCGCTGGATGGTGCCATGCGGATGGTCCAGTTGCTGAAGCTGGAGGCCGAGACCGAGTATAATTACGAGGTCGTGATCAACGGCACCACCTACAACAACAACGGCCAGCCGTTCACCTTCACCTCGGCCAAAGTCGGCACCGGGCTGCCCTACACGGTGTTCGGCCGCCTGCTGGACGAGAGCGGCAACCCGCTGTCCAAGGCTCTGGTCTATGTCGAGCTGAAGAACAAGGATGAAGTCAGCCTGCCTCTGCTGGCCGTGACCGATGCGAAGGGTTACTGGGACATCAACCTGGCCAACTTCAAGAAGACGGCCGACGGTGAAGTGTTCCCGTGGAACGTGGGGAACGAGATTCTGGTGAACGCGATCTTCCAGAACGCCTCCATCCCGTTCCGCACCCTGGTCAGCGGCGCCAGCCCGCAGAACGTGGTCAAGGCCTCCGACCTCGACGCAATGGTTGCGGCGCAGAAGAAGGAAACCGCTCGGGTCGCTCTGCCCAAGGCGTTCGCCCTGGCGCAGAACTATCCGAACCCCTTCAACCCGTCGACCACCATCTCCTACGACATCCCCGACTCGAAGGTCGAGGGTGTGGGTGTCGAGCTGAAGGTCTACAACCTCCGCGGCCAGCTCATCCGCAGCCTGGTCAACGAGGTCAAGCAGCCCGGCCAGTATGTGATCCAGTGGAACGGCCGGGATGAAAAGGGTGACATGGTCTCCTCCGGTGTCTACTTCTACCGGATCAAGGCCGGTGACTTCACCACCACCCGTAAGATGGTCCTGCTGAAGTAA
- a CDS encoding fibronectin type III domain-containing protein, with amino-acid sequence MRPSSTILTLALAALIFHVTPSVAAEIKMTGLACTDLSITSARVSWLTDAQTLDNRVEVREKGSDSLLVFTDEYASETYTHLIALIGLKVGTEYEYRLRSDSTLWDNSDRWYSFKTFLETVGGGTPWTAHGSLFDGQGEPLDRCLVRLQVRRANGDRSVVKTVLNKRGGTGEVAGQWDVDMTTVREELTGYAFNPGAGDRLFIEYFPNYWTNDTDSSVVLQGSASFFIPAHTVQVYDPNLGMRGDLDNNGKVNVFDLLDILKVLGGSKPVAGDQRLAFAADVDGNGRYDVFDLLALLRLMSGSAA; translated from the coding sequence ATGCGCCCTTCATCCACCATCCTGACTCTGGCTCTGGCCGCCCTGATTTTCCATGTGACGCCCTCGGTTGCCGCCGAGATCAAAATGACCGGTCTGGCCTGCACCGACCTGTCCATCACCAGCGCCCGCGTTTCCTGGCTCACCGACGCCCAGACCCTCGACAACCGGGTCGAGGTGCGGGAAAAGGGCTCCGATTCGCTGCTGGTTTTCACGGACGAATACGCGAGCGAGACCTACACGCACCTGATCGCCCTGATCGGCCTCAAGGTGGGCACGGAATACGAGTACCGTCTGCGCTCCGACAGCACACTCTGGGACAACAGCGACCGCTGGTACTCGTTCAAGACTTTCCTGGAGACTGTGGGCGGCGGGACACCCTGGACGGCCCATGGCAGCCTGTTCGATGGGCAGGGCGAGCCGCTGGACCGCTGCCTGGTGCGTCTGCAGGTGAGACGGGCCAACGGTGACCGTTCGGTAGTGAAGACCGTGCTGAATAAAAGGGGCGGGACCGGTGAGGTGGCCGGGCAGTGGGACGTGGACATGACGACCGTGCGGGAGGAACTCACCGGCTATGCGTTCAATCCCGGCGCCGGCGACCGGCTGTTCATCGAGTACTTTCCCAACTACTGGACCAACGACACGGACAGCTCGGTGGTGCTCCAGGGAAGCGCCAGCTTTTTCATTCCGGCCCACACGGTTCAGGTCTACGATCCGAACCTGGGGATGCGCGGCGACCTGGACAACAACGGAAAAGTGAACGTTTTCGACCTTCTCGATATCCTTAAAGTTCTGGGCGGCTCGAAGCCGGTCGCCGGTGACCAGCGCCTGGCCTTTGCGGCGGACGTGGACGGCAACGGCCGGTACGATGTCTTCGACCTGCTGGCCCTTTTACGGTTGATGAGCGGCAGTGCAGCCTGA
- a CDS encoding FG-GAP-like repeat-containing protein, translating into MANTKVLHRFALTVLFALGLVLALWMPDAAQGAQEPLEITDLQVSNQLGNAFVVSWRTSRPTFNNVLLYGKNSLNLDRVMGDSTISSGKSSVIHYVQLVYLDINTTYFFKVRSDGVEYSVSPMGVDSVVTFSQKLPPAAILFYGQVVNSSTHDPLERVLARSYLKTIRPGVGGTTVVDSSTWYSLLTDVQGIFQYDRANYRDFNGSVFVYRPGLTWIHLELLGTSQGTVTDSVLLTATESTLLQDLGVFLLVDEREALNGRVRATGPVLANGRSASVVRVTVLDKTKKPVSNVEVRLRAAVGYEQGVTFHQPTTPTDVNGMTWGLVHSTVSETKIIQALNVSRPDSAALDSTAMINFVTPPGDITQDKTPPFIYFTTEYADTNDNLGPYNITASVVDNFTPVVRMAWSVSGNVYKDTVLMMAQAGTDDFRYGIPGQAYNSVVNYFVMASDSAGFRVSSPDSFISNPFLLPYRFEVLPPGGSPEAKMGITHTTELSNTTNTTRPRRVETWVTAHSGVRTAVIKWRNAKESETFFDVVMEHYGSHYWGSIPAKPVGSRIEYFIQVTDSLGRVDADRRRAPLSDLYSYEVLAAGPRSEASYVDTTMYLGTTDAHRSEQAAVGDLNGDRYPDVVTANYGEPNSVYFYNQYDGALHEVTSQAISIQPSDKSNSVAAIDVDADDDLDLVFGNDGQQSRLYINNGKGAFDDVTTRTVAEGVTRMPAEAWHTVMVLADDFNGDGAIDLYMVNNTPGGEVNRLLFNDSLGVFRDVTNLYILNSQADQSVWACAGDIDGDKDIDIVVINRAQNHAILTNKGKGIFQRSEITAASAAQAHGGELVDVDGDGDLDLVVAQSNTQQNELFLNNGRGVFTRDTQRLPAESDNTYGVRSFDANMDGYPDLYYVNYSQANRLLLNDGTGYFSEAPAGMMPTWIGVSTSVGLTDFNQDSRPDLYITQEDRRNTLVFSRARLINPSDLPSRFDLITPTRSDTVSATQVTFIWHRSYSEDSTDVVRYGFDLSLDSLFSASKIVNQYTTLSDTTLTLSDLPDNTRFWWRVYAQNSTLTPVYSNSTFSFVVNTSFLGGTPEFAVLLSRNPVLTGYMNIYIVSSVPLAAAPQLTVNLSALGVTRIGQNDIWRGQYFARSGFLLSVTGTSLGGRPGEFVQTYPSMLASVGAMQSASLPSWIEPAGTGSVEVLVAHNLPPSGSALKHKLESLSLQGLGAGDESLSCESYTFIPLGESTAGGYKVFFRATDGFRSGLAICRLDESGGWQALATSYDQSRRLYTATSATIGTFALLSGMGPSAAGLPRAFSLGQNVPNPFNPSTTISYRVPEEMGTAQVELKVYNLRGALVRTLIDRAHTPGVYSVEWNGCDEGGRELPSGIYFYRLKAGSIAINRKMVLIR; encoded by the coding sequence ATGGCCAACACAAAAGTTCTGCACCGCTTCGCATTGACCGTCCTGTTCGCCCTCGGCCTTGTCCTGGCGCTGTGGATGCCAGACGCGGCGCAGGGGGCACAGGAGCCGCTTGAAATCACCGACCTTCAGGTGTCCAACCAACTCGGCAACGCTTTTGTCGTTTCCTGGCGCACCAGCCGGCCGACTTTCAACAACGTTCTGCTTTACGGTAAAAACAGCCTCAACCTGGACAGAGTGATGGGGGACTCCACAATTTCCTCCGGTAAGTCGAGCGTTATCCATTATGTCCAGCTCGTGTACCTGGATATCAACACCACCTACTTTTTCAAGGTGCGCAGCGACGGGGTGGAGTATTCGGTCAGCCCCATGGGTGTGGACTCGGTGGTCACTTTTTCGCAAAAGCTCCCTCCGGCGGCGATCCTGTTCTACGGCCAGGTGGTCAACAGTTCCACCCATGATCCGCTGGAGCGCGTGCTGGCCCGTTCGTACCTCAAGACAATCCGGCCCGGCGTCGGCGGCACGACAGTGGTCGACAGTTCCACGTGGTACTCCTTGCTTACCGACGTTCAGGGTATATTCCAGTATGACCGGGCCAATTACCGTGACTTCAACGGGTCGGTTTTCGTATACCGTCCCGGCCTGACCTGGATCCACCTCGAGCTGCTTGGCACCTCCCAGGGTACGGTGACTGACAGTGTTCTGCTGACTGCTACAGAATCCACTTTGTTGCAGGATCTGGGAGTGTTCCTGCTGGTCGATGAACGCGAGGCCCTGAACGGACGGGTCAGAGCCACCGGACCGGTGCTGGCCAATGGCCGCAGCGCCTCGGTGGTCCGGGTGACAGTGCTGGACAAGACAAAAAAGCCGGTCTCCAATGTGGAGGTCCGCCTGCGCGCCGCCGTGGGCTACGAGCAGGGCGTCACCTTCCATCAGCCCACCACGCCCACGGATGTCAACGGCATGACCTGGGGCCTGGTCCATTCCACGGTGTCCGAGACCAAGATCATCCAGGCGCTCAATGTCAGCCGTCCCGACAGCGCCGCCCTCGACTCCACGGCGATGATCAATTTTGTCACTCCGCCCGGCGATATCACCCAGGACAAGACTCCGCCGTTCATCTATTTCACCACAGAGTACGCCGACACGAACGACAATCTCGGCCCCTACAACATCACGGCCAGCGTGGTGGACAATTTCACCCCGGTTGTCAGGATGGCCTGGAGCGTATCCGGCAACGTCTACAAGGACACGGTCCTGATGATGGCCCAGGCGGGCACGGACGATTTCCGCTACGGGATTCCGGGCCAGGCCTACAACTCGGTGGTCAATTACTTTGTAATGGCCTCCGACTCAGCCGGGTTCCGGGTCTCGAGCCCCGACTCCTTCATCAGCAACCCGTTCCTGCTGCCCTACCGCTTCGAGGTGCTGCCCCCGGGCGGCAGCCCCGAGGCCAAGATGGGCATCACCCACACCACCGAGCTGTCGAACACCACCAACACCACCCGTCCGCGCCGGGTCGAAACCTGGGTGACCGCGCATTCCGGCGTGCGCACTGCGGTGATCAAATGGCGCAACGCCAAAGAGAGTGAGACGTTCTTCGACGTGGTGATGGAGCATTACGGCTCGCATTACTGGGGCAGCATCCCGGCCAAGCCGGTGGGCAGCCGGATCGAGTATTTCATCCAAGTGACCGATTCCCTGGGCCGGGTGGATGCCGACCGACGGCGCGCTCCCCTGTCCGATCTGTACAGCTACGAGGTGCTGGCCGCGGGGCCGCGCTCCGAGGCCAGTTATGTCGACACGACCATGTATCTGGGCACGACCGACGCGCACCGCTCCGAGCAGGCGGCGGTGGGAGATTTAAACGGCGACCGCTATCCGGACGTGGTGACCGCCAACTACGGCGAGCCCAACAGCGTCTATTTCTACAACCAGTACGACGGCGCCCTGCACGAGGTGACCTCCCAGGCCATCAGCATACAGCCCTCGGACAAGAGCAACTCGGTGGCTGCGATCGACGTGGACGCGGATGACGACCTGGACCTCGTGTTCGGCAACGACGGGCAGCAGAGCCGTCTCTACATCAACAACGGCAAGGGCGCTTTCGACGATGTCACAACGCGCACAGTGGCCGAAGGTGTCACGCGCATGCCCGCCGAGGCCTGGCACACGGTCATGGTCCTGGCCGATGATTTCAACGGCGACGGGGCGATCGACCTGTACATGGTCAACAACACCCCGGGCGGAGAGGTGAACCGCCTGCTGTTCAACGACAGCCTGGGCGTGTTCCGCGACGTCACCAACCTCTACATCCTCAACTCCCAGGCCGACCAGAGCGTCTGGGCCTGCGCCGGCGATATCGACGGGGACAAGGACATCGACATCGTGGTGATCAACCGGGCGCAGAACCACGCAATCCTTACCAACAAGGGCAAGGGAATATTCCAGCGCAGTGAGATAACCGCGGCCAGCGCGGCCCAGGCCCACGGTGGAGAGCTGGTGGATGTGGACGGGGACGGCGACCTGGACCTGGTGGTCGCCCAGAGCAACACCCAGCAGAACGAGCTGTTCCTGAACAACGGGCGGGGCGTGTTCACGCGCGACACCCAGCGCCTGCCCGCGGAGAGCGACAACACCTACGGCGTGCGCTCTTTCGACGCCAACATGGACGGCTACCCGGACCTGTACTACGTCAATTACAGCCAGGCCAACCGTCTGCTGCTCAACGACGGCACCGGCTATTTCTCAGAGGCGCCCGCCGGAATGATGCCCACCTGGATCGGCGTGTCGACCTCGGTGGGCCTGACCGATTTCAACCAGGACAGCCGTCCCGACCTCTACATCACCCAGGAGGACCGGCGCAACACCCTGGTGTTCAGCCGCGCCCGTCTGATCAATCCCAGCGACCTGCCCTCACGCTTCGACCTGATAACCCCGACCCGGTCGGATACGGTCAGCGCGACCCAGGTCACTTTCATCTGGCACCGGAGCTATTCCGAAGACAGCACGGACGTGGTGCGCTACGGTTTCGACCTGTCACTGGACAGCCTGTTCAGCGCCAGCAAGATTGTCAATCAGTACACCACCCTGTCCGACACCACGCTCACCCTGAGCGACCTGCCGGACAACACCCGTTTCTGGTGGCGGGTCTACGCCCAGAACAGCACCCTGACGCCGGTGTATTCGAACAGCACCTTCTCTTTCGTTGTGAACACATCTTTCCTGGGCGGGACGCCGGAGTTCGCGGTGCTGCTCAGCCGCAACCCCGTGCTGACCGGCTACATGAACATCTACATCGTCTCCAGCGTCCCACTGGCCGCCGCCCCGCAGCTCACCGTGAACCTGTCGGCGCTCGGCGTGACCCGGATCGGTCAGAACGACATCTGGCGCGGCCAGTACTTCGCCCGCAGCGGGTTCCTGCTGTCGGTGACCGGCACCAGCCTCGGCGGCCGGCCCGGCGAATTCGTCCAGACCTATCCCTCGATGCTGGCCTCGGTCGGCGCCATGCAGTCCGCCTCCCTGCCGTCCTGGATCGAGCCTGCCGGGACCGGGTCGGTGGAGGTGCTGGTGGCGCATAACCTGCCGCCGTCGGGGAGCGCACTCAAGCACAAGCTGGAGAGCCTGAGCCTGCAAGGCCTGGGCGCAGGCGACGAGAGCCTTTCCTGCGAAAGCTACACCTTCATCCCGCTGGGCGAGTCCACCGCCGGCGGCTACAAGGTCTTCTTCCGCGCAACGGACGGTTTCCGGAGCGGGTTGGCGATCTGCCGCCTGGATGAGTCGGGCGGCTGGCAGGCCCTGGCCACGAGCTACGACCAGTCGCGGCGCCTCTACACCGCGACCAGCGCGACTATCGGCACTTTCGCCCTGCTGTCCGGGATGGGTCCGTCCGCGGCCGGACTGCCGCGGGCTTTCTCCCTGGGCCAGAACGTGCCCAACCCGTTCAACCCCTCCACTACGATCAGCTACCGTGTGCCCGAGGAAATGGGCACGGCTCAGGTGGAGCTCAAAGTGTACAACCTGCGCGGGGCGCTCGTGCGCACCCTGATCGACCGTGCCCACACGCCGGGTGT